From the Musa acuminata AAA Group cultivar baxijiao chromosome BXJ3-1, Cavendish_Baxijiao_AAA, whole genome shotgun sequence genome, the window GACCGAGTAAACATTTGAAACCAAAAGCTCTATGATTCACATGATGGTACTCTCAAGTTTCCTTAATTGTGGGATTGCACCGCAATACTAAATTTGGATGGAAAAAAGAATATAGCGAAAACCAAATCACCATTATATACAAATTACAAAGAtctgaagaaaaataataatattaaaacatATTTCAGAAAAGAAGAATCTTATTGGGCCTATTGGGTTATTAATGAATCAAAGCAATTGCATggaaaaaaggaaaggaaagtcAACACTTACTCCCAAGGATCATCCCCAACCAGAAGAACATCATTTTCGTAATCTATATAAACAAGCTTCCATTCTGAACCACGTGGATCATCCAGTTGTCCCTCTAATCCAAACATGCAGGCAACTGCAGATCTCAATTCATAATAATTACTAAAGCGTGTTACATCAATTGATCTTCCAACAGATCCTACTTTTTGAACCTGTTCAACAAAGATGTCATCACTTTATTAGTAAAAAAGataatttgttttgtttattctTGAAGTAATTCCAATATTCGAAACTAGTACTCCACCTTAGTGTATGTTCTTAAAGGTTGTTGACATGCTTGCTTCCGGGAACCTCGGTATAAGCTGCAATCATTCGTAGCTATGATGGCAGATGATGTACCTGCAGAGCTGTCAGGGACGTCTTGTAGCGAGAATACTGAGTCTGTCATTCTTGTTGAAGTAATGTGAGACACTGATTCCTGATTTGAAGTGAAATTACAAACTGGAATCACAGAAGGAATTTGAAACCTGGAAGATCCTATTGGACTGGGGCCGTCCATGGCTGCACCTGGAACATGGCTCATATCCATGCTTTCATTGATAGGGTCAAGATGGAGATTGCCAATTGTCTCACCCTGGTTGTTACTCTCCTCGAACAAGTCCATTATCACATATGAGTTAGATACACCCTGCAACACAGTGCAGTCTCCTTGAACATCTAAGTCGTGAACCTCAGATGAAAGGATGCCTTGGACAAGCAGCTCATCACCTAGGGAGTTTAATTGTGTGCCAAAATATTCTTGAATATCTGTTGTGATGCACTGGGGTGTTCCAGAATCCGAAATGCAAGAGAGCTGAAATGTCTCTGTGGGCTCAAAATTGTTGGAATTTGCCATCAAAGATAAATCTGCAGAGGAAGTTGCAGCATTTTCAGCAGTAGAGAAATGTGTAGAGAAATGTTGTTTCTGCTGCATTGCTGCTGTGGTGACTACTTCCCGCTGAGTAGAACTTCCCATTGTATGCAGTGCTGGCATAATTACTGAGAAACTTTTTGAGAGTTCACAGCTTCTAACATTCTGCAAAATACCGGCACATATGGACTGGTGATGTCCAAGCAGGCCATCACAATTAGAATTCCAAGGCTTGTTAAGAAGCCTCGAAAAATTTTCTGACCCAAAACCAGCGAAGAAGTGCTGTGTGTTGACATTTCCATCTTCGGTTGGATTTGTAAATGGGTTCAAATTTACAAACTGATTGTTTATTGCAGGACCTGCAACACATAAGCAAAATAATCAGGATGTTACAAACCGAACAGTATGACATTATGAAAAGAATCACATATTTGACCCATCAAAGCATTAACTTGCACATGTACCCTCGGGAACAATATTTATTTGCAGCTGTCCCCTTGAGGTCATAGTCTACTGACTGCTGTAATCCCAATATAAGTTTAGGCTACTGTCAAACCAATCCTCAGAGCACATACATACCTTTTAATTTGTTGACTTTATCATTAGCTACGCAATCTAACTATGGTTGGTTAATGAAATTTTAGTGGAGTGCATTTTGCATGATAACAACCACATTTTGACATTGTCAGATTCTTTGCTAACCAGAAATGTCACTGGTGCAAATAAATTACACTTCATGATGCAATGATTGTTGAAACGGTACTACAGAGAACGTAGGAAAATTAGGAACATAACTACTTGGAAACATTTCCACGGCACACATCAAACTAGTATCTTCTATTCCAGTAAATCTTAGGGCTAAGGCTTCCTGGTCCTTTCTAGCTAGGTGTCCGCAGAAAAAGGAAAAGTTATATTGTGCtatattttgaaataaaatatttgacAAAAATTTTAGTGCATtattaaacaaaataaaattcCTAGGAACCAAAATATGGGCTGGATAGATCACATTATATATCTCCAGGCGAAAAAGTGTTTGCAATGAGAATAGAATTTCACAAACAAGTTCTACATCAATCTTTGGTTCCCACCTGTGCTACGATTAGAAAATCACATAGAAATCAACGTGATAGCAATTTTCTTTGTCACTGAAGGTTACAAACAAGAAAAGCCACAAAGAGTTCTCTTCCAAGCAATATGAAAACACTCACCTACATATCCAGGAAGACATTGCCTTTTTAAACTTGAAGTTACATTAGGAAATGCAAAAATACTTTCTGGGGTTTCAATTTCCCATAAGCTGACCCTATCAGGTCTTTCTCCATAACCATGTTCATACCATTCCACCTGGAAAGACAAAATTAGTGCAAAAGGAGAAGTCAATCAATTTCAATCATCAACATTGATCTTTTTTTGTAAATGCATGAGCAAAATCTGACTCACTTGCAGGTTTCGCCACCTTGAATTAGGCCATCTGACAGGATCATAATCACTGATACCTACAATTGTGCCCATGTATCTACAAGAACAAGCAACACATTTCAGGATGTTAATTCCTATTGAAAAAAAGGTCCATAAATGGTACATAATGAGTTTACTGAATTTGTAGAACTTAAGCaccaaagaaaataattattgtcGAGCACATTTAGGCAGCATGATGAAAACTCGTGTTTATACATACCCATACTTCTCAGCATATAGACATATCACTTGAAATTTTCCCCATGGTCATGGAGGCAAAGCAGTAGGAAAATAGCTAAGCATATCATTACCTATAAGCTTGTTCAGAAAACTATAATTTCCTAATTAAACGAATGTATCAACTTTCCACtaaagaaaattatttaagatttcTTCCAAACTTAATTTATAAACTTTCCACCAAACGAAGGGCATCGTCTATAATGGTAAATTAGGTTCTGTTGGGTGGAGAAGTGGCAGCTTTGAAAAGAAGGCATATGCCTCAAAAAGAAGAGAGCCTGAGAATGGCCAAGTGCTAAAACCAAAGaagctatatttatttatatcttgTGCTTCTGCATATTAAGCAAAATTAACAAACGCAATTTGGAAGCAATAATAAAGATAGCATGTACAGTTAATTGGATTTCTTGTCCTGGAGAGAATTCTTTTGAGTCAAATCAATGGACATATTGCATCATAATAAACTATGTATAGCACTGCAATAGTGATTGACAAATAATGAGCACCTAAGGACAGTGGAAATAGAAGTTCGATTTTGGTCTACTTAGGTGTGAGTAAAAATATATCACTGGCAGTCTGAACCAATAGGTCAAACTAAGCCTTTTCTGAAGATTTAGAAATtcctaattttcatcataacaaaTTCAGTGGCAAAAGAATAAAAGAGATTCTTCAGAGAAAACAATGAACCATGGGattcattacaaaaatcatcaaggcCTAAAATAACAGTCTGGTGCTACTACCAATCAGCAGCCGAACCAGTATGGTTCCGATATGTATCGACATACTGATGCTTGGCATGTGTTTGTCTGACATGGACCAGAGAGAAGTAGGGAGATAAAGAGGGCAGGGAGAAAACGAGGtgaagaggagggaggaagaaAGGTTTGGTTGAAGAGGAAGAGGCTTACCAGAGGTCAAGCAGGAGGCAGCAACCCTTACAAGGTGGAGCAGGTAATGACAATGGGGCAAGATGGAGGAGGCAATGGTGGTGATGCAATGGCAAAAAGGAAGTGGCAAAGGAAGGGAACAGAGAGAGACCACGAGAGAAAGAACATATATGAGGAGGCAAAGAaacgaagaaaaaaatatatcttgAAATTGAACGTAGGTGATCATGGAGTAGGTCTATCACTCAGTACACCCTGTTTTAACTTTAAAATCTGGTTGGTATGCTTGGTATGGTAATTATACCAGGTAGAATGAAACAATACTAAACAATAATATTGGTTCATGATTGAATCAATAAATACTATGCACAGTTTGGTACACCCGTTACAATGGTATGAACTAGAAATGGTTGGTTCCATACCAGTTTATAATTGGACGGGTAATAACCGACCTGTACCAACCATTATGTCTGATTTTaaataacttgaaattattaCATACATGACTATTACGGTTGATACTCAAAATCACAAACGAATGAATATTTATGCTTTGATCCCATAGAACAATTGCTATACTTGAACTGACAACAACAACTACCATATCAACAGCAAGACAACAAAGTGATGATAGGAAAACAACCTGCGTTTACTTGACTCCTCAGTTTCAAACATCATGCCAAATCTCATCCCAATTGATACCTGGGTATATGCAGCTTTATGATACTTGGTCATAGGAATTATAAACTCAGAAGGACATGCTCTGAGGAAAAAACAAAGAAATATTAATAAACAAGAATCAAGAACAAAAATAGCTCAAAGTTTTAAAACATGGTGATCAAACAAGAGCAAAACAATGTACCTAGGATTATAGAGCACAGTGAATGGGCTCCTACTTGCCGCAGCATGAGCTGCTGCAGCAAGGACACCAATATGCATACTGTCAGCGGAAAGTACAGATGATGTTAGGGCTGTTAGTTTACGGTTGGTACATCTAACACCCAAGAGTAGCTGCGAGTTCTCATCCCTGCATGCACTACACATTTCATTAGTTTCtggtgatgatttttttttcccaaaagttaAAATGCTCGAACTAGCCCCACACAGCAATTCAAAGTGTGCATGTATATACATCAAGTAAAACCAAAAATCTTCAACTATTAAAATAGCAATTCCTAACATATGACCTTCTACATAAGCATAAACTTCCaatatattccaattaaatgaatTTGCTATACATTATTCATGTGTCAAGCTGCCCAAGGCTTGATTGTGCTCCGACTAGcataatgacaataataaaaaatatctgaTGCCTACATTCTGGTTTGACATAATAACAAGCATCTAATAAAGGAAGCATGGGAATGCCTGCTTCCTTGTTCCCTGTACTTGAGCACTAATAAGAAAGTCTGAAAAGAACAGAGTAAATCATTTCGGATTTTTCTTCTCACAAATTGATGACTTTTCATAGGGGAGACATTTTTTTTCCAACCCATCCAACAGACCTGAACCAACCTAGATGAGGGACAAACAAACAGATCTGAGAACAGCTCCATTGTTTGAGATGTATGTTCCAACAAATACTACCCTCACTCTAAGACCAGATTGGCTCCACCTTCAGGCATTTGATCGAAGCAGATCATAATTGCTTGGTCACTGTTAGATTTGGTTGAATGGATCGAGGTCTCACTCAGATCAAATCTTTGTGCTTTCTTAATTTTATCAAAAATGTGGACCAGTAGGTATGCTTTGCATTCTGAGTCAATAATCAGGATGAGACCAGGTTGGTGCAGATTCATTTAGAAGAGATTAGTACAAAATTGTAAGTTAACTTCATATGATATATAAAATGAAAATCCAAATCAAACCAGGTTTGTGGGAATAAATGAAACTAACAGGAGATGCCGTTGTTATAAAGTTACACAATTTTCAGTAGGTTTCCTTTCCGGTACAACAATTGTTCATAAGACACCTCTATAATTGTTTGATGGCATGGATTAGCTTATAATGGATCTGCAAACCCTTTATTCCTTAACTTGTGCATCAAGAATATCAGAAAGCCTTCAATAGGGTATATAACACACTGATTAGAAATGGACATTTTGGAGTTCACATGCACAAGAGACTGGGAAGTGGGAACAACTATAGTAAATTTGCTATCAGCCTAGAAGAGCTAGCTGTTGATAAAGAAATCTCTACCAGACTTCAAAGAAGGTTTTGCAACACTATGGATGGATAAACCAGCAAGCCTTATTCTAGAGAAATGCCTCAAATCATTAGGAGACAGGGACCTACATTGCTTGATCTCAAACTTACAATAAGAGTTAGTCAAGATTGGGTGACATGGACACAGAAATCATCTTCAAAAACCTATGCAGTCAGAAAAGTGTTCATAGATCCACCTTAAGCAGGTCGTGCCATCAAATAACTACCAACAAGCCTTACATTAATTATATTAGCAAACGACTAAAACATTTCAAACTAAAACCAGCATCTCAACAGTTCATCTGTTTCCAACAAGGTAAGGTTTGAATTGACTAAAAgaagaatatataaaaaaaatcagaatttATTCAACCTACAACACTGACCATGATTCATATCTGGGCTCATGGATGTGGCAGTTCTATGGTATGTTTGATATTGTCCTGACTATGGCACATACCTAACTCAAGTTTTGATTTTTTTGCCAACCTGAACTCATCAATAATTTGTTACTTTCACACTCATAGTAATTGAAATTTCAGTGATACTattggaaggaagaaaattttaacAAGGCATCACCAAAACAGCATAATCATAGGAAGTCCTtgggaaaatattttttgaaccctCACGTTGTCTTAAAAACCAGCACATATCATGTTAGTTTCCAATTGTTCGTATAAGAATAGAATAGATAAACTTTGAACAGACCAAGAAAACTATTCTGTAAGAACTTCGGAGAATAACTCTATATATGTTATGAACCTGGACACTGGCTATGAGAAATCTACACTATATATCTTCTATGATCTTGTAGAATACAACAATTAAAGGACTGAAAGAACAATCATTCAATAATTTCCAAGTTTCTAGGATTTGAAAAGCCAATACCAAGATCATATTGTAATATAATTACAATCAGAAACATATTTTCCTCATGTTCTGTCATTTTACCTGAGAAACAAAACAGAATCACCAGCTTTAAGCTTTTTTGCACCCACAAAGAGACTCCATCCAGTGGTCAAAAGATGTCTCTTCGGGTGTCCTGGAAAGAAGAGGAAAGCATTCTGTTACTTCCAACATTTGTATCGATATAAATAAATGCAAAATGGTGGAACTCTATATTGGCAGAAAATGCTTATTTGTGAGCACAAGAGTATGGGACATAACAATGCAGGATATTTCTGCTTAAACCATTTGTTGAATTTCCAGGAAATCATCTAAGATGAGAAAGTTGGAATTAGCTAGCAAGTATAAAACCATGGATGTAATGGTAACTCAAAATATGCGTATCCTCCCACCACGATAGATGTGTCGAAATGTCCACAAGTTATCGTGCAAATCCCTGACGATAAGTTCCTGATTTGGAGGTTGCATTGAATAATCCTGGGAAATATACGCAAGTTTAAAGGCATGTCCAATAGAAAGTCAGCAGAAAATTAATCTACTCCTCACCAACTGTGGAAATAGCTTTTCAGCAGCCCTTCGAGGTACTGAGAATCCACCATGTTTGCTAGTATCACTTACAGTTAAAATCTTACAGAAGAACTCAGTTGGGTGCTTACATCTAGTATGACCTAGATCTGGAATAGGAAAGACATCATTTTCCtgaaaggaaaagagaaagatAAGAATCACAATACTAGTACGAATCCTCCCTTGAACTAATACCTCAAATAGTGCATTTTAATTTTCACTATAATGCCATCATATCatcatcatagtgttgcatgaagTGGTGCATTGCAAATGCAAGCTTCTAAGTCACTGTGAAGCACTCAGGTCTTATCCACCTAGTAAACATCTTCTCTCAACTCCATGTCCTGGAGAACAATATTAGGAACCAACAAATGCACACTTTTTTGCTGCACTCTTATAATTTAACCTTCTCAAACTCAAATGAGTGGTAATCGAATTCTCCCACAAGAAAAGAGAAGCGTCATTATAACTAACAAGATTAACTTGCACACAGACGTAGAATTACAATATGTTATGACTCAATCTCCAACATCTAAGGGAAAAACATCAattcacaagaaaactagcatgaCTTTGGTTTCTCTGTCTTTTATAAAGCAACATAAAAGCTGTCTAGAGAAGATCAATGATTATTATAAGAGAAATCTGATTCCAAGAATGTAAACATAAGTATCAAAATATGTAATTCAAAGAAGCAAAATGAAAATCTTACAGAAGTTACTGGCTGAAGGGTCATCAGAGCATATATTTCATCCATCTCCTTGTCAGCCTACGAATATGTGCCAATTAGAAAAAGCAAGTATtcagaaatattttaaataaagaaATAGTAGAAACCAACATCACCTACTATACTCACATGTAGTGTAACATTGCGAACTTGGCACATAAATTGAGATGGGAGATCTGTGTAGGCAGGAATCTGTGAGTTTGCTATTTTTCTAGTTGAAGAAGTCACCTGACCAGAAGCCAGAAGATAATTAACAAACCAAAAAATGAAAAGCTTTCAATTTTTGCAACAATAACTTGGTCAATATCTTATTTTGGCTCAGAAATGATGGCTTCAAGCAAACTTGACAACATCCATCCCATAAATCAAAAAATAGCCAAATCTAACCAATAAAAATTAGTTTGGATATGTAATGTCTAAATGTGAGTTGCATTTAATCCAGCCTAACATATGTGATTATCAATGTCGTTCCGATCATAATAGGAAtcaaaattttgaaacttttaACATGCAGAAGAAGCCATTCTACCAAAATTTTAGTCTTTCATTCTTAACCCAGATCCCTCAAGTGTTAATCTAGGCTTGTTAGAAACTTTCTGGACAGAGAAAAAACTGTTTGTCAAATCACTACAAATATCAATAAGACAAGAAATTTGAAACTGTTTGTCAAATCACAATAAATATCAATAAGACAAGAAATTTGAAGTCTGTTTTTCTATTAACAAATGCTTGTGCAAATTTTTGAATGTCATTTTGCTGCCGAAGATTCCGAGCTAGGTGATCTCCAGGAAAGATAATATAAAGACAAGACAAGAATCCGTATCTACAATACATGAGATGATCAGAAAGAAAAGAACCTGTTCAATGTGTCCCTGTGGAAAATAGTATACTAGGCTTCCAGGTTGAGGCAATGATACAAGTGGTCCAGCACAGGCATGCCAAAGCTCAGAATTTAACACCTTTCTTGCACCTACAAATAAAAGTAAGCTGAATATTTTCTTCAATTCAACAACAAGTGaatgaacaaataaaaaaatattaagtaaaTGAGCATACTTCCACCAAATATTACATTTATGCAAAATGAGCATTATACAGGAAGGTGTAATGAAGAAGAAAATCACTCACTTGGCTTGCTTGGAACTTCACCCAAGAGCTTCATTTCATCTAGCAGTGCTGCAGCGTTTTTTAGACCGCAGACTCGGACATTTGTTTGAACGGAAGACATTATCAACCAGCAATCTTAGAAGATTAACTTGTATTGAGACAAAACTGAAGACAGAATGCTGAACAACAGCCTCTCCCCGCAACATAAGAGGAACCTCCACACTGCACCCTTCATCCCGTGAACTAAAAACCTCCCTTAAACACCCTACCACGAAGTCAGTGGTGTCACGTTCCAAACACCAGAAGCAACAGCCCATTGAACATACTTTAACAGCATTAGCATTCGGAGGACACCACTTCAGCAGCACCCACTTTACATCTTCAAGCACAGAACATCCTTTAACGCTCGTCTGAGCAGAGAAAGACAAGTTGCGGTAATTGTCCATACAGAACATACTTTAATGCTcgtctttatgcaaaacctttttCTCTGTAATGTGTACCTTCTGTCTTGCACTTGAAGTGTCTTCTGTTGTCATTGATTATGCACATGTTTTACATCTGTTTTGCTTGATTTGACTGACATTGAGAAACATCTTCTGACAGTTTATCGATTTCTTTGACATTGGTGTGTGAGATTTTTCTTTCATCAATATGGCATTTCTTTCTCTAGCATGCATCAAAGAAGACTACACCATTGCATTGACCCATTAACATAACGAGCAAGGACCCATTAACTTTTTCTACTTCTTGTGATAGACTTCAACTGCTCGAAGAATCTCATATCTTAGGAAACAAGGATACAACAATTCCAGGTGACAAGTACGAACTGGCTTAACAAGTACAGGTTTCTATTTAAAAATTACAATGAAAATGTATATGCCCTAAAGTTTAAAATGGGCTTAAATGTCATCGAAGCAAGATAGACTACAATACTCATCTTTGCAACAAAGCAGATGTGCCAAGAAAAGCACAATTATCTTTtgcaaaatttaaataaaaaaaaaaactgctttATTCACCACTTAAAGTGATTATGGATTGCTTTGCTGCACAAAATTATCAATCTGATGCCATAATGGTTGAAAAAGAATCAAGATTATGTAAGTGATGAACATACATACACGGCCACAAGCATTTCTTTGAACAAATTCTTCCTTTGTTATAAACTAACGGTAAACATTCTGATTCATGGAATTATCTACGAGCTCTCTGGGCATTCCGATCTATGATCGCAACTCATGATTCAGTTCATAGGCACCAGTCCCATGTctttttcccttccttttgatATGCAACATCTTAATATTCATTCACCATTGTCCTAGCTAAGTCCACCAATCAAGAGGCTATCCTTCACAAATCCAACAGAGGAAGAAGATTGATAAGCTCTACTCATTCATGTTAGGGGTGCTAATTCAACTATAATTTCCCctttttttgaaataatgaacCGGGTATTTGCATAGCGAATTACCTGGGTAATTGATATTTATCTGGTAGATCCACAACCAATCCAGAGTTTAAGCTCTAGATAAACTGCACGTTTACAACTACGTCCACTAACATGCTTCGTATAGATGACTTCAATTTCTAGGAAAGACCTCAGAAACAGAAGCTTATATAAGGGATTATGCTCACAATGATTATGGCTGGAACCAAACGAACCAAATTGAGAGAGACCGATTGATCGACTGTTGTTGTGAATGGTGATAGGAAAGATCATAGTAGTACCTGTTAGCATGATGACGTTGGATTTTGGGAAGCTGTAGCAATTGATGAGGAGGTACTTCATACACTTGGCATCATTTATACACCCCATAAGCTCGTTTGGCGTGTTCCGATCCGTGACCCCGCAAATCACCGCTTTCTTTCGCTCACTGACACCCGGCTTCGGCGGCGGGGCTATCTTTCGCTCACCACCCTATCTTTCGCTCACCACCACCCGGCTTCGGTGGTGGCGATAGCCCCGCCATCCCGATCCATGACACTGCAAATCACCGCTTTCTTTCGCTCACCGCCACCCGGCTTCGGCGGCGACGATAGCCCCGACGATGGCGACGGGTGCGGGAGGGAGCCAGGAGGCGGAAGGGTATGAGAAGCCTCCGGAGGCGCGGGGACGCCCCAAGAATTGGACACGTAGGAGATGGACTTGCAGATGGTGCATCGCACGGACGACGCCCCCGGTGGGAGCTGCAGCGGTGTGTGGCAGTGGGAACAATTAATCAGCATTATCGTCAGATGGATCTGATTATGAAGGCAGAAGCTCGGATGGCCCGTCTGCGGAGaagatgggaatggaggagacggaGGAGAACGGACTGGCAGAGTTGACGTGGATTGGTGACTTCAAACACCCGCGCCTTCGTCCTGTTCTTACATCATGGTCTTCTTAAGATTGCACCGCTCAAATCTTAAGTCACAATATCTCCATGATGGAATAGTAAACAACTGAGTAGCAAGTATTCTGACATCATGGTCCACACAATGATATCTCCACCTGACCGCAACCAGAAATGAAGCATTGAGTTCTTCACTTCAGGACAAGGTATAGGTTAGAGATGTAAAAAAAACAACAACACGCTGCATTGTATATAAGTTCAAATATCAAACCATAAAAATATTCACTCTAAGTCATTCTTCAATTTTAAGTTAAAAACTCTTCTAAAAATGAAAAGTTTTAAAGGCATCATAAACGTCCTTTGTATCACTGTGGACGGAGCCTTTTTGGCGTCGTTTTCTACGAATAAGGACAACAAGCGTTTTGAAATATGAGCAAAACGAGAGAAAAGAGTCACGGCAGCGTTGGGGCGAAGCCTGGTGGGGGAGAACAAGCGTTTTGAAATAAGGACAACGCACATCCGTCCTGCATCCAGAACCACGAACATCACAATCAATCTATCCAGAGCACATCAAGTAAGATCTCAAGTAAACAATCCTTCAGAATTTAACGTGGATGGGTCGAAAGGAAACAGAAGGACAAAGGGGAAAGGATACGACACTCACTACAACCAGATGCCACGAAGCGAATGTCGACGCCGACGAGCGGGCGAAGCCTGGTGGGGGAAACGAGGTTCGCAGCATTGGGGCCCCCCATCCGGCCCAGCATGTCCCAGTTGGTACCCCCGCAGTATAGGACCTCCCCAGCGGCGGGCGCCACGGCAGCGGTCTCCCCCTCCTCCGGCTTGGTGTCCGCGCCGGTTGCTGACATCTCGACGACGGGGCAGCGGAGGAGCTTAGTGTTTCGCTCTGCCCTAAGAAAATaataagaggaagagaaagggaaAAATAAACGAAAGACGCGAGCacgagagagagcgagcgagatgGAGGGATTCGCGGGTGGCGGCTTTTAATGTTTTGGCGTGTAAGGTAACGATTGAACCCGATCGTTATCTTttgctctccctctctctcctcaAGTGCGTCGGTTTGATATAAGACGCGGGATTGGATTTCTTGTGGGGCATatttaaatgaaaagaaaaaataaaagtacGAGACGGGACAACGACGGGTCAGGTAAGCTGGTTCGGCTTCGGTGCTTCGGGTAAGCCACGGATCAGGGATGGACGTCCCTTTCCATTCGTCGATTGTGTGGGACCGCGTTGTCCAGCAAATAACTGTCAGCCATCGCATCGTTGACGACTCGGCTGAGACAGGTGACTGTCCGGGAGTCGGATAGAGATGCCGATCACGATCGAGGCAGCAAACACGGGTAACGAGGTTTAGACGACAAGGCCCCTCTTTCCCCCGTCATCGTCTCGCCTTTGGGACCGCGTCCGCCAGCTAACAAAAACATTTGCCCGCCGCTTCGTTGCTGGCTCGGACGTGACAGATGATCCGGAGCACTCGGCAGGGATGCCTCCCAAAACAAGACAGCAAACACGGCATAAACCTCATTCGATAAATTTATATTCAATAAGCTTTACACTCAAAACATTCGTCTAATCTTCTTAGATATGCTTATCAAAGATCATAACCTTCtatttatagttttatcattgcaaaaagaaaagtgcatctatttaagtaaataaaaaaattaataataagatgggaatggaggagatagAGGAGGGAAGAGTGTGATAATATGTCATCTGTGATGAAAATCTATCACCTTTCAAGATGAAAATCTTGATAGAATGATTATTCTACGCTACAAAAAGATTCTTCTAATATAGATAACTGCAATGAGTGCGCTGGGGAGACTTATTCAAGATCAAAATAAATGTactataataaattaattaattaaattataaaaatttgtaTTAGTATTTTCATATGTGTTAAACTTCCAATCATCTATATTTCTAAAAAAAAGTAtatcttatttttatgataattaaaaaaaacttttttttgaaaggtattattattttatagtattttttataattttataaatatcccTCGTGAGGAGATGCATATCGTTTTCACTCTGTTATGATTATCTTTATCTTGTTACATTCGTCATATCATATCTGTGCAATTGGATCCACCCCATCATAAGGGTTCACTGCCTCCACCACACCAATTGTGAACCAAGCATGG encodes:
- the LOC103995287 gene encoding auxin response factor 11 — translated: MSSVQTNVRVCGLKNAAALLDEMKLLGEVPSKPSARKVLNSELWHACAGPLVSLPQPGSLVYYFPQGHIEQVTSSTRKIANSQIPAYTDLPSQFMCQVRNVTLHADKEMDEIYALMTLQPVTSENDVFPIPDLGHTRCKHPTEFFCKILTVSDTSKHGGFSVPRRAAEKLFPQLDYSMQPPNQELIVRDLHDNLWTFRHIYRGHPKRHLLTTGWSLFVGAKKLKAGDSVLFLRDENSQLLLGVRCTNRKLTALTSSVLSADSMHIGVLAAAAHAAASRSPFTVLYNPRACPSEFIIPMTKYHKAAYTQVSIGMRFGMMFETEESSKRRYMGTIVGISDYDPVRWPNSRWRNLQVEWYEHGYGERPDRVSLWEIETPESIFAFPNVTSSLKRQCLPGYVGPAINNQFVNLNPFTNPTEDGNVNTQHFFAGFGSENFSRLLNKPWNSNCDGLLGHHQSICAGILQNVRSCELSKSFSVIMPALHTMGSSTQREVVTTAAMQQKQHFSTHFSTAENAATSSADLSLMANSNNFEPTETFQLSCISDSGTPQCITTDIQEYFGTQLNSLGDELLVQGILSSEVHDLDVQGDCTVLQGVSNSYVIMDLFEESNNQGETIGNLHLDPINESMDMSHVPGAAMDGPSPIGSSRFQIPSVIPVCNFTSNQESVSHITSTRMTDSVFSLQDVPDSSAGTSSAIIATNDCSLYRGSRKQACQQPLRTYTKVQKVGSVGRSIDVTRFSNYYELRSAVACMFGLEGQLDDPRGSEWKLVYIDYENDVLLVGDDPWEEFINCVKCIRILSPYEVQKMSQEGMQLMDGFACTIK